The sequence TGTAACTACTATTGGATTTATATTTGGTGCCTACATGGCGGAAACCTTCCGCGGCGCCTTTTTAGCGGTAGACAATGGCCAGATAGAAGCAGGAAAAGCTTACGGCATGAGCAGTTTACAGGTGTTTCGCCGTATCACGGTACCGCAAATGATGCGTCACGCAATTCCCGGTATTGGTAACAATTGGTTGGTGTTGGTTAAAACCACTGCCTTGGTATCGGTGATTGGTTTAGCCGACATGGTGCGCCTAGCGAAAGAAGCAGCGGGTGCGGTACACGAACCGTTTTTATTCTTTATTCCGGTTGCCTTTGTTTATCTAGCACTTACTAGTGTTTCCGAAATTTTTCTGAAGCGATTAGAAATTCGTTTTAGTGCTGGCACGGTGAGGTAAGCGCGTCTTATGTATGAAACTATCGAGAACTTGCTCGCCAACAACGACATATTCACCTTAACCACGGTGTTAGGGTATTGGGACGGTTTAGTTATGACCGTTCAACTTGTGTTTTTATCGCTAATTCTGGGGTTAATACTAGCGATTCCTTTGGCCATTATGCGCGCCTCGGACAACGTATTGATTAGTCGTAGTGTTTGGATATTTACCTACGTATTCCGTGGTACTCCCTTACTGATTCAGCTTTACATCATTTATTACGGTGTGACTTACATTGAGGGCATTCAAGATTCAATGTTTTGGCCGGTAGTTCGCGAAGCATTCTATCCTTGTCTATTGGCTTTTGTATTGAACACTGCTGCGTATACTACGGAGATTTTCCGTGGAGCCATTGTTGCCACACCGCGAGGTGAAATTGAAGCGGCGAAGGCTTACGGCATGTCTAACGGTAAAGCGATGCGTAGAATTATTTTGCCAAGCGCACTGCGCCGCGCGTTGCCAGCATACAGTAACGAAGTAATCTTTATGTTGCACGCTAGCTCCATCGCCAGTGTGGTAACTATTATTGACCTTACCGGTGCTGCGCGTGACGTATATGCTAAGTATTACGCTCCCTTTGAGGCCTTTACTTTCGCCGCGCTTATCTACTTGTCGGTAACCTTTTTACTGGTGTTTGGCTTTAAGCATTGGGAAAAACGCTGGCATCGCCATTTACGGCCGCTAAGTTAAGTTTTATAAAGGGGCCTAGGCCCCTTTTTTGTTTTGAATTAAGAAGATAGCTATGCTCACTTTACTTAAAAATGCTCAGGTATACGCGCCAGAAAGCTTAGGCTTAATGGATGTTTTGTTGGCTAACGGCAGCATTTTGCAAGTTGCACCTAATATCGAGCTTAAGGCTAGTCATGACTTGGTAGACAGCATTGATTTATCAGGCAACATTCTAGCCCCCGGCTTTGTTGATGCCTTAGTCCACTTTACTGGTGGCGGTGGTGAAGGCGGTTTTGGCTATCGTACTGCTGAACTTAGTTTTGAGGACGCGGCACCCACAGGGGTCACCACCTTGGTAGGTGCACTAGGGACCGACAGTGTTACTAGAACGCCCGCGCAAGTTTTAGGTAAAGCACGAGAGTTAAGCGCAATGGGCTTAAGCTGCTATTGCTATACCGGTTCTTATCACCTGCCGGTTAAAACTATCACAGGAAGCATTGAGCAAGATATTGTATTAATTCCAGAGATGATTGGTGTAGGAGAGATAGCCATTGCCGATCATCGTGCTAGCCAGGCTTCGGTTCAAGCTTTTACAGAAGTAGTTGCAGAGGCGCGTGTCGCAGGTTTACTGGCGGGTAAAAAAGGTATTAGTTTTTTCCACGTAGGTGATGGCAAAACAAAATTGGCGCTATTAAGGCAAATTGTTGAACAATCTGATTTGTCGATAACTCAGCTTTACCCAACGCACTGTAACCGTAACGCTGAGCTATTTGCTGATGCTTTAGCCTTTCTAGAGGAAGGCGGGGCTATTGATTTTACCAGCAGCACAATCCCTCAGTTTATCGAAGACGGAGAAGTAAGCTGTGCTCAGGCTTTAAAAACGATTGTTGATCAAGGGCTTGCATGGCAACGAGTGAGCTTTAGTTCAGACGCCAATGCCAGTTTACCGCTGTTTGATGAAGCGGGCGAGTTAGTGGGGATGCAAGCCGGTAAGTTAGACAGTTTGTATTTAGCAGCTAAAGAGGCGGTTCAGGCAAATCAAGTGCCCTTAGAGATCGCTTTGTCGGTGATTTCTAGCAATCCAGCGAAGATTTTGGGCTTAAAAAACAAAGGTCAATTAGCGGTGGGCTTTGACGCTGATTTAGTGGTACTTGACCAGCAGTCCTTAGATGTCAAACAAGTATTTGCTATGGGTAAGAGCATTTGGGCTAAGTAGTATTTTCCAAAGAGACTCCCGCTAAGGGCTGCTCGTTTTTAAGCCTTGGCTAAGGCATAATAGCGCCACTTAGTTTTTACTAGAAGTAGCCCTATGAGCTTTAAAGGATTCACAACTCAGCTGGTTCACTGCGACCGTTTAGCTGGCGTAGAAGATGGTGCTGTTCACGCGCCAATTCATAACTCAGTACCTTATGGATACGCCGCCACCCAAGACTTGGTGGATGTCTTTCAAGGCAAGCAAGTTGGCCATGCTTATGCACGTCAATCAACGCCTACGCTTGATTACTTACAGCGCAAAATAGCCATGCTCGACGAGAGTATTGCCAGCCTAGTATTTGGTACTGGCATGGCAGCCATTGGTACCGTGTTTTTAACCTTGCTAAAAGCCGGCGACCACATTGTTGCGAGTCGATTCTTGTTTGGTAATACCAGCAGCATATTTGGCACACTAAAAGGTTATGGCATTGAGGTGACCTTGGTTGATGCCACCAGTAGCGAAGCGGTGGAACAGGCTTGCCAAGACAACACCAAAATGGTGTTTGTTGAAACCATTGCTAATCCTGCCACTCAGATTGTAGATTTAGCGGGAATTGGCGAGCTATG comes from Agarivorans sp. Alg241-V36 and encodes:
- the iadA gene encoding beta-aspartyl-peptidase produces the protein MLTLLKNAQVYAPESLGLMDVLLANGSILQVAPNIELKASHDLVDSIDLSGNILAPGFVDALVHFTGGGGEGGFGYRTAELSFEDAAPTGVTTLVGALGTDSVTRTPAQVLGKARELSAMGLSCYCYTGSYHLPVKTITGSIEQDIVLIPEMIGVGEIAIADHRASQASVQAFTEVVAEARVAGLLAGKKGISFFHVGDGKTKLALLRQIVEQSDLSITQLYPTHCNRNAELFADALAFLEEGGAIDFTSSTIPQFIEDGEVSCAQALKTIVDQGLAWQRVSFSSDANASLPLFDEAGELVGMQAGKLDSLYLAAKEAVQANQVPLEIALSVISSNPAKILGLKNKGQLAVGFDADLVVLDQQSLDVKQVFAMGKSIWAK
- a CDS encoding ABC transporter permease encodes the protein MLDLHGYGPSIFMGAIVTIEVAFLSLAVALILGMLAAVARLSKNRIANGVAVVYTTVIRGVPDLVLMLLIFFGAQIMMNVFSDWLYDNYDIDYYININEFVAGVTTIGFIFGAYMAETFRGAFLAVDNGQIEAGKAYGMSSLQVFRRITVPQMMRHAIPGIGNNWLVLVKTTALVSVIGLADMVRLAKEAAGAVHEPFLFFIPVAFVYLALTSVSEIFLKRLEIRFSAGTVR
- a CDS encoding ABC transporter permease; this translates as MYETIENLLANNDIFTLTTVLGYWDGLVMTVQLVFLSLILGLILAIPLAIMRASDNVLISRSVWIFTYVFRGTPLLIQLYIIYYGVTYIEGIQDSMFWPVVREAFYPCLLAFVLNTAAYTTEIFRGAIVATPRGEIEAAKAYGMSNGKAMRRIILPSALRRALPAYSNEVIFMLHASSIASVVTIIDLTGAARDVYAKYYAPFEAFTFAALIYLSVTFLLVFGFKHWEKRWHRHLRPLS